From a region of the Zonotrichia albicollis isolate bZonAlb1 chromosome 5, bZonAlb1.hap1, whole genome shotgun sequence genome:
- the LOC102063127 gene encoding toll-like receptor 2 type-1 has protein sequence MQYTGKMSIQADHKSRTTHTWQVLAIYMALAASLSEQQALKQTCPSCDATQLCNCSSMGLEFIPPGLTAKITGLNLAHNRIKHIQSQDLKQAVNLRTLLLQSNKISSIDEDSFQSLEKLELLDLSNNSLAHLSPVWFGHLFSLQHLHLQGNSYRDLGQSPPFSRLRNLSSLHLGNPQFSVIRQGNFEGIEFLHKLWIDGSNLSQYEQGSLKSIKQINHMIINLRNSNIFSEIVRDLVYSVTWLEVAEIELPVEKKSLVQNSRRPFRLQKLTFKEALFTDQTISRTIVSLKKITSLKELQAINCVLEGKGNWNTAEIARSGQSFVETITIIKAVIQNFHLFFDLKGMESQINKLKRLTITSSYVFMVPCELARNFSSLLYLDFHENLLANNRLNETICEGSWPSLQTLNLSQNSLKSLELTAVYISRLPKLINLDISQNTFLEIPGECTWPEHLKYLNLSSTHIPKVTRCIPQSLEVLDVSGNNLKEFGLQLLSLKELYLTRNQLKMLPGAARIPNLVSLSVRRNKLNSFSKEEFESFRRMELLDASDNNFICSCEFLSFIHHKAGLAQVLVGWPDRYVCDSPLAVRGAQVGAVRLSLMECHRSLVVSLICVLVFLVVLLLVAVSYKYHVVWYLRMTWAWLQAKRKPKRAPPKDVCYDAFVSYSENDSEWVENTMVRELEQACPPFRLCLHKRDFVPGKWIVDNIIDSIEKSRKTLFVLSEHFVRSEWCKYELDFSHFRLFDENNDAAILILLEPIQSKAIPKRFCKLRKIMNTKTYLEWPAGEQQQQVFWENLKGVLKP, from the exons ATGCAGTACACAGG CAAAATGTCCATCCAAGCAGACCACAAATCAAGAACTACACACACCTGGCAAGTGTTGGCCATCTACATGGCCTTAGCTGCAAGCCTCTCCGAGCAACAAGCACTGAAGCAGACTTGTCCTTCATGCGATGCCACTCAGCTTTGCAACTGCTCCTCCATGGGCTTGGAATTCATTCCCCCTGGGCTCACAGCCAAAATCACAGGGTTAAACCTGGCTCACAACAGGATAAAGCACATCCAATCCCAGGACCTGAAGCAGGCTGTGAACCTGAgaaccctgctgctgcagtccAACAAAATCAGCTCCATAGATGAGGACTCCTTTCAGTCCCTGGAAAAACTGGAGCTCTTGGACTTATCAAATAACAGCTTGGCTCACTTGTCCCCTGTGTGGTTTGGGCACCTTTTTtcactccagcacctccatCTTCAAGGCAATTCCTACAGAGACCTGGGGCAGAGCCCCCCCTTTTCTAGGCTGAGGAACCTGAGCTCCCTCCACCTGGGCAACCCGCAGTTCTCCGTGATAAGGCAAGGGAACTTTGAGGGCATTGAGTTTCTGCACAAGCTGTGGATTGATGGTAGCAATCTCAGTCAGTATGAGCAGGGAAGTTTGAAATCAATTAAGCAGATTAATCACATGATCATAAACCTAAGAAATAGTAATATATTCTCAGAAATTGTTAGGGACCTTGTGTACTCTGTCACTTGGCTGGAAGTGGCAGAAATAGAATTACCGgttgaaaaaaaaagcttggtGCAGAATTCTAGACGTCCTTTTAGGCTGCAGAAACTCACATTTAAAGAAGCTTTATTCACAGATCAAACTATCAGCCGAACAATAGTGTCACTGAAGAAAATCACCTCTTTAAAAGAGTTACAGGCAATCAATTGTGTGCTTGAGGGGAAGGGAAACTGGAACACTGCAGAAATTGCAAGGAGTGGACAAAGTTTTGTTGAAACCATAACGATAATAAAGGCAGTGATTCagaattttcatttgttttttgaCCTGAAAGGCATGGAGTCACAAATAAACAAACTAAAAAGACTCACTATCACAAGCTCTTATGTTTTCATGGTACCATGCGAACTTGCAAGAAATTTTTCATCACTTCTGTATCTGGACTTTCATGAAAATTTGCTTGCAAATAATCGTTTAAATGAGACAATCTGTGAAGGTTCCTGGCCTTCATTGCAAACTTTAAATTTAAGTCAGAACTCTTTAAAATCTCTGGAGCTGACTGCAGTGTATATATCTCGACTACCCAAATTGATTAATCTTGACATTAGCCAAAATACTTTTCTTGAGATTCCAGGGGAGTGTACATGGCCAGAACACCTGAAATATTTAAACCTGTCCAGCACTCACATTCCTAAAGTAACACGCTGCATTCCTCAATCACTAGAAGTGTTGGATGTCAGTGGCAACAACCTGAAGGAGTTTGGACTGCAGCTCCTATCTCTGAAGGAGCTGTACCTCACAAGAAACCAGCTGAAAATGCTGCCGGGTGCCGCCCGCATTCCAAACTTGGTGTCCTTGTCCGTCAGAAGAAACAAGCTGAACAGTTTCTCCAAGGAGGAGTTTGAGTCCTTCAGGAGAATGGAGCTGCTGGATGCCAGTGACAACAACTTCATCTGCTCCTGTGAGTTCCTCTCCTTCATCCACCACAAGGCCGGGCTAGCGCAGGTGCTGGTGGGGTGGCCGGACAGGTACGTGTGTGACTCTCCGCTGGCGGTGAGAGGGGCGCAGGTTGGCGCCGTGCGCCTCTCCCTGATGGAGTGCCACAGGTCCCTGGTGGTGTCGTTGATCTGCGTCCTGGTGTTCCTGGttgtcctgctgctggtggcCGTCAGCTACAAGTACCACGTGGTGTGGTACCTGCGGATGACGTGGGCGTGGCTGCAGGCCAAGCGGAAGCCCAAGCGCGCCCCGCCGAAGGACGTCTGCTATGACGCCTTTGTCTCCTACAGCGAGAACGACTCCGAGTGGGTGGAGAACACCATGGTGcgggagctggagcaggcctGCCCTCCCTTCCGCCTCTGCCTGCACAAGCGGGACTTTGTGCCGGGGAAGTGGATCGTGGACAACATCATTGACTCCATTGAGAAGAGCCGCAAAACGCTCTTTGTGCTGTCCGAGCACTTTGTGCGGAGCGAGTGGTGCAAGTACGAGCTGGACTTCTCGCATTTCCGCCTCTTTGATGAGAACAACGACGCGGCGATTCTCATCCTCCTGGAGCCCATCCAGAGCAAAGCCATTCCCAAGAGGTTCTGCAAGCTGCGGAAGATCATGAACACAAAGACCTACCTGGAGTGGCCTGCtggtgaacagcagcagcaggtgttttgggaaaatttgaaaGGAGTCTTGAAACCATAA